The window TAGGAACGGCAGCAGCTCTTGGAGATGCAGGCTCTCCAGCTTCTGATAGTACGCTTGGACCAACTTCTGGTCTTAATGTAGATAATCAACACAATCACATATGGGATACTTGTGTTCCGACTTTTTTACACTATAATATTCCTCTGATTATATTTGGAATAGCAGGAGCTTTAATATTTTAATCATAAATCCTTAATTAAATAATATTATTTAATTAAGGATTTATTTATATATATGGAAAGGAGTTTCTTTATGTTGTCTCCAAGTCTTGAGGATTATTTAGAGGAAGCGTATAGGCTTTCTTTATATAATAAAGAAATTAGAGTAAAAGATATAGCGGGATGCTTAAACTTTTCGATGCCATCTGTTGTTAAGGGTCTCAAGAAATTAGATGAGCTTGGATATATAAGGTATAGGCCATATGAAAAAATAAAATTACTAGATAAAGGGAATAAAAAAGGGAAATTTTTGGTAGATAGAAACTCTTTATTAAAAAAATTTATAACTATTATAGGTGCTAATTGTGATA is drawn from Tepidibacter hydrothermalis and contains these coding sequences:
- a CDS encoding metal-dependent transcriptional regulator; this translates as MLSPSLEDYLEEAYRLSLYNKEIRVKDIAGCLNFSMPSVVKGLKKLDELGYIRYRPYEKIKLLDKGNKKGKFLVDRNSLLKKFITIIGANCDINQEAEAMEHYFSIETIKSIEKLIVVLEENEDIVEKIKSLKMNSVLDL